In Pseudoliparis swirei isolate HS2019 ecotype Mariana Trench chromosome 22, NWPU_hadal_v1, whole genome shotgun sequence, the DNA window TCGGGCTCCTGGTACcgtaagaagagaagaagacaaatgGTGAAAGTCACTTTGCTCAACGGGTCCTGCTGGCCCGAGTGTCGGATTGATGAGCAGACGAGCCAACGGCTCTCTCCAAAAAAATGCCTCGGACCGGGCCTCTTGTTGCCAGAACTAATGATCCACGCAGGAAGCTGCAACCTGTCACTTCAACATCGAAAAAGGACGTTCGACTCTAAGAAGACGGCCAACAAAATCTGGCCTTCGGGGTTTAAATGTGAATGTGACCAGCAGCAAACACATTCTGGCACGAGGCTACCGCAGAATTCATTAACACCGCCGCAAACAGCTGTTTTCTGTGTAAATAAGTCTCTTGGCAACAGCACGCCGTCTCTGGTTCTCCCCTCGGGGCAAAACCGTTAGCTCTGTCAGCGCCGTTGGCGGCGTTGGCGCCGGTGCCCGtctccatgttgagagccgtgtggagtCAATGCCCTCAAATCACAGACgctcttaattttttttatgtagcCCATTTTCGAGTGAATCAAAGGATCGGTAAtccagccttttattgtttgtttgcaCGCCAACAACATGCTTAGGAGTAAATCGTTGCGTGAGTGGTTGCATGGGAATATAATGAGCCGTAAAAAACAGCTTTGGATATTTCATCATGGCGTGGCCGTGGTTTCAAAGTGccaattcaagattcaagattcaagattcaagatgttttaaatGCTCGGAGCTGCAGAATTTAAAGGCCAAATGAGTTCCCCCGAGCCTCCTCTACTCACGGAGCGAGCTTTGTGCCAGCAGTTCCAAAAATAGACAGCCCATTGTTGACGGAGGACTTTgggctttttttcctcttctctttctgatCCTCCGATTGCGTCGGGTCATTTATTCGCTCGCATCCGTCGAACCCACAGAGGACGCGATGTCTAGGATAATCCCGTCTGTTTGGCTTCTCCCTGCAGGTCCGCTGACTCCATcttccccttcaaaataaaatccttcCGCGAACCGACAAGAGAGCTGGAGGCGAGACGGTCGAGCATGGACGTGCCCAGGATGGCCGAGGGCCTCTTCAGCAGCACGCTGTCCTCGTCGGGCGGCGCCCACCACGTGCCTTCCTACCTGACGCTGGAGCAGAAGGCGGCCTTCGTCTTCGTGCTGCTGCTCTTCATCTTCCTG includes these proteins:
- the LOC130213004 gene encoding cortexin-3 → MDVPRMAEGLFSSTLSSSGGAHHVPSYLTLEQKAAFVFVLLLFIFLALLIVRCFRILLDPYRSMPSSNWTDHAEKDTFDYRIV